A genomic region of Eucalyptus grandis isolate ANBG69807.140 chromosome 5, ASM1654582v1, whole genome shotgun sequence contains the following coding sequences:
- the LOC104444556 gene encoding pentatricopeptide repeat-containing protein At4g19890 — MVSLNFLRPRRLSQTLSATSSAYSLLHPRPTLRPLCHSSSGDYPSPQPDSSPSCQPHSVVASICSMVRDAYYKRAHVRASPPRLSLSVNCETLTPEQAITVVASLANEAGSMVALSFFYWAIGYDKFRHFMRLYMVCAASLIGNGNSERANEVMQCMVKSFAEIGRLKEAIDMALEMQNQGLVPTTRLMNFVMEVAVGRGFLDYAENVFDYLSERGVCPDPNSYKLMVVAYCRMGSILEADAWLRKLIDRDFVIDNATLTLITNSFCEKGFVTRAIWYFRKMADMGLAPNVLNYTSLMNGLCKKGSIKQGFELLEEMVRKGWKPNVYTHTALIDGLCKKGWSDKAFRLFLKLVRSENYKPNVLTYTAMISGYCRENKMNRAEMLFSRMQEQGLIPNTNTYTTLIDGHCKGGNFERAYELMGIMTDAGFSPNICTYNALIDGLCKRGKFEEACKMLKKCFRSGLEADLFTYSILINEQCKRASIEEALALLSRMIKLAVQPDIHTYTIMISALCKQKRMKESKKIFEEAIRLGLVPTKKTYTSMIGGFCRDGNANLAIKFFHRMSDHGCLPDSITYCALISGLCKESRLKEARRLYDSMLDKGLTPCEVTRLTLAYEYCKKNESANALLILERLENKLWIRTVNTLVRKLCSEKKVGMAALFFHKLTDKETKVDRVTLAAFMTACYESNKYALLSDLTKRIREGNAATLNLVDGST, encoded by the coding sequence ATGGTTTCCCTCAACTTTCTCCGACCTCGGCGACTCTCCCAGACACTCTCGGCGACTTCGAGCGCCTACTCCCTCCTTCACCCCCGACCCACTCTCCGGCCGCTCTGTCACTCCTCCTCTGGTGACTACCCTTCACCGCAACCCGACTCTTCGCCGTCCTGCCAGCCTCATTCCGTCGTCGCATCGATCTGTTCGATGGTGCGCGATGCTTACTACAAGCGTGCCCACGTGAGAGCATCGCCTCCGCGCCTCAGTCTGAGCGTAAATTGTGAGACTCTGACTCCTGAACAGGCCATTACCGTCGTCGCCTCCCTGGCCAACGAGGCTGGTTCGATGGTGGCGTTGAGTTTCTTCTACTGGGCCATTGGGTATGATAAGTTTCGGCACTTTATGCGGCTTTATATGGTCTGTGCCGCGTCGTTGATCGGGAATGGTAACTCGGAGAGGGCCAATGAGGTAATGCAGTGTATGGTCAAAAGCTTTGCTGAGATTGGGAGGTTGAAGGAGGCTATTGATATGGCGCTTGAAATGCAGAATCAGGGTCTGGTGCCCACTACCCGGTTGATGAATTTCGTCATGGAGGTAGCCGTCGGAAGGGGTTTTCTTGACTATGCAGAGAACGTGTTTGATTATTTGTCTGAGAGAGGGGTTTGTCCTGATCCTAATAGTTACAAGCTGATGGTCGTTGCTTACTGTCGAATGGGGAGTATTCTGGAGGCAGACGCTTGGTTGAGAAAACTGATTGATAGAGATTTCGTTATTGATAATGCTACTCTTACCTTGATCACCAATTCGTTTTGTGAGAAGGGGTTTGTGACTCGAGCTATCTGGTATTTTCGGAAGATGGCTGATATGGGTTTGGCACCGAATGTGTTAAATTATACCTCACTGATGAATGGGTTATGCAAGAAAGGCAGCATCAAGCAAGGATTTGAGCTCCTGGAGGAAATGGTTAGAAAGGGTTGGAAGCCAAATGTGTATACTCATACGGCATTAATTGATGGTCTCTGCAAGAAGGGTTGGAGTGATAAGGCATTTAGACTCTTCCTTAAGCTAGTCCGGAGTGAAAATTACAAACCGAACGTGCTTACGTACACTGCCATGATTAGTGGCTATTGCAGAGAAAACAAGATGAACCGTGCAGAGATGTTATTCAGCAGAATGCAAGAACAAGGATTGATTCCTAACACCAATACATACACGACTCTCATTGATGGCCATTGTAAAGGTGGGAATTTTGAAAGAGCATATGAGTTGATGGGCATAATGACAGATGCGGGCTTCAGTCCTAACATCTGTACGTACAATGCGCTTATTGATGGTCTTTGTAAGAGGGGTAAGTTTGAAGAGGCTTGCAAAATGCTGAAAAAATGTTTCCGAAGTGGACTGGAAGCTGATCTGTTCACATATAGTATACTCATAAATGAGCAGTGCAAGAGGGCCAGCATTGAGGAAGCCCTAGCACTTCTGAGTAGGATGATTAAACTTGCTGTGCAACCTGATATACACACATACACCATAATGATTTCTGCCTTATGTaagcaaaagagaatgaaagaaagcaaaaagatttttgaagaagcAATCAGGCTCGGGTTAGTTCCTACCAAAAAAACCTACACGTCCATGATTGGTGGATTCTGTCGGGATGGGAATGCCAACTTGGCAATAAAATTTTTCCACAGGATGAGTGACCATGGATGTCTTCCTGACAGTATCACTTACTGTGCTTTGATCAGTGGACTTTGCAAAGAGTCCAGGTTGAAGGAGGCTCGTCGACTATACGACTCGATGCTAGACAAGGGACTTACCCCATGTGAGGTTACTCGACTGACGTTGGCCTATGAATACtgcaaaaaaaatgaatctgCTAATGCATTGCTAATTTTGGAGAGATTAGAAAATAAACTCTGGATCCGAACTGTGAATACATTAGTGAGGAAGCTTTGCAGTGAGAAAAAAGTGGGAATGGCGGCACTGTTCTTCCATAAATTAACTGACAAGGAAACCAAAGTGGATCGTGTAACATTAGCTGCATTTATGACTGCTTGTTACGAAAGCAACAAATATGCTCTTCTTTCAGATCTGACCAAAAGGATCCGTGAAGGAAATGCTGCCACTCTCAACTTAGTTGATGGATCAACATAA